A region of the Peredibacter starrii genome:
ATAGTGGGTGGCGGGGGAATGATCCAGTTGCCGGCCCTTCTATCGATTCTTCCTCAGTATCCTGTGGTGACCTTATTAGGGACAAATAAACTCGTTTCAGTGACAGGAACTGCGGTTTCGACCTACCGTTTTTCCCGACAAATTCCTTACATCAAAACCATCATCGTTCCTGCGATCTTGAGTGCTTTCATCTTTTCCTTTTTTGGGGCCTGGGTAGTTTCGATTGTAAGTAGCGCCATTCTTCGTCCGCTATTTATGGTTTTATTGTTGGTGGTATTTATATTTACCATTCGTAATAAATCTTTTGGGACTGTTGATCATGATCCAAATGTTGTGATTCCGGCCTGGAAGCCCCTCCTGATTGGCTCAGTGATGGGATTTTACGATGGCTTTTTTGGGCCCGGAACGGGAACTTTTCTCATCATCGCTTTTGTTGGGATGCTCGGGATGACGTTCGTGCAAGGTTCGGCCTATGCCAAAATCATTAACCTTACCACCAATGTTGCGGCCATTTTACTTTTCACCATGAAGGGTAAATTTCTTTTTTCTTACGCGATTCCCATGATGCTTTTTAACGTGGGTGGGGCAATGCTCGGTGTGAAATTTGCGCTCTTAAAAGGTAATACTTTTGTGCGCGGTCTCCTTCGTGGCGTGGTGCTCATGACCATT
Encoded here:
- a CDS encoding sulfite exporter TauE/SafE family protein; the encoded protein is MVSTELIFLCLAAFGAGFVDSIVGGGGMIQLPALLSILPQYPVVTLLGTNKLVSVTGTAVSTYRFSRQIPYIKTIIVPAILSAFIFSFFGAWVVSIVSSAILRPLFMVLLLVVFIFTIRNKSFGTVDHDPNVVIPAWKPLLIGSVMGFYDGFFGPGTGTFLIIAFVGMLGMTFVQGSAYAKIINLTTNVAAILLFTMKGKFLFSYAIPMMLFNVGGAMLGVKFALLKGNTFVRGLLRGVVLMTILKLGYDIFKDFALS